The genomic region atataaaataaggaaaacaaagtttaacacTTCTATCGATGTGAATCATActgtattaataatattcaattaccTGTTAATGAAGCCATATCCACTTTTCACATTGAACCATTTTACACTGCCGGTAATTTTCGTGGCTAGAAAAAAAATGAAGCACCAAGTATAATGAGATAATTTACAAAAGAAAATTTACTAAcaaattgaatagcattttttgCACTTGTCTGGTTGTGAATTGTCAGAAATATTGCTAAATTTGTATACAGCCAATGTGAATTGCCTCGATAACAGCAAAAATATTCCCCGTGTTGCAACTTCTCGGCAGAGTGAACACTAATGACCATTTTAGAGTGTTCAAATTGTTTAAATTCAGGATTGTCAATGTCTTTCACTAAAAGTTGTTAGCgtaaattgataatattattccTAAACTACCTTTACATACCAAAGTtgttaatatgtattatttagaGGCAATGAAATGTTACTCTGATGTCTGTCAGGATATagagcatacatgccataatttttcagaccaattctgggacattgagttaaattgtcggggacttttgccgattttccgggacatgtataaaatgtagcgatatttatagacatatgcatttttggtacatttttttttgtttcgcatcgttaattgcaaaagttcaaaagcctatccgaaatacacttgatctattaacgtcaaattaaacatttcttccgttactagatacaagccacgtgttttcaatgtaagcgttctaaacatagatggtgacgtcactgcgttattttTATTAAGACctgtgtgtaacgcgtagttgttgatacgcctttattcatttataacatttatataataaaaaatacaacaatacagtaccgttagatcgtcaactcaaatcaactcacaatacatacaacgtttttatatgcttactttttttactcaacttctttgtcggttaaacatgcgaacataaactgcttttaattttttactcagcgatgttgcagttcagatgtgtgaacaactatcctttgcccgtACGTAGcaggaaataatgacgtagtagattaaagtcaattaacaaccacattaaacaatgccgccgcttcggtttgaccgcgaacttgagacaatcgatatgataacgggacccctgttaattgatcgattttgacacgtagcgtagtctgcctattcgggtaggcattgtcatggagacgctgcagatatacacagagtcgaggtgcagttaagcctaagataaggtacatgtattagtgtttttcccaggagggcaaaggggcatggcgcattactttcaaaaagggcattttagcgcgcagtttaggcaaaaaagggcaaaaacgttccatgtTATTTGCTCcacgaagcagttgtggaaaaataacatataaacaagcacatttaatggtaatagatgtatttaacttactatgatttatattaatatatttaccttgcaatgtacatttaagctccatgctgtttcaataaactgtacagcacgacaaacataataaagcaatatatgcatatgaatctgattatacacagatccactaacatataaatgaaaccatgtttgtcttatcccattttctaacaataatctcgacagatgtttaaaataacattgcgagtaaattgatcgctaacaatatgcaaacactcgtttccgtgacatacatccaccgagtagattacaaataaataaataatgttgttgctatctaaaacatttttatgcatcgttgattatcacagacatttcatttattccttcttaatgtataatctccatcgttaattcgatcgtttacgacgttatttgccatttttgccgagtcacaatttaattctgtccgccatgttgataaaatgttaaatgatgtaagcgacaggtgagcatagcaacgttaaatcgtatacgcgattcgtattttgttaaattggtatacgtctcggtaattattgaaataattagatctaattatcttaaagacgaaatcgataaagaataaatttgtttgtgaatttaaaagtaattatgcgtaaaaaaatatgttttgatataactaaataatgcatgcaaagcacaattgccacaagaataacatcgagtttttcatcaaatgtctccgaagtaatgattatatcctggaggagtacacattgccgagcgaaaagtgcgcttggtataacatagcctctggcattatcgattgatactgacacggggttattcacgcatgactaattcacagctttggggcAGCCAGTAAGAcctaatcgagcactgttatagattaaatctgctcaattaaatatagtcgattagacgttgacacctctcgagtaaatcaagcacagtcggagcgtcacagacaatcaaggaagctgattttgcggaccaagttagatcatAAGGCAAAtttcgtggcgaaatttgcctttgaaaaaaagggcgcgtggcgaaatttgccttaaaaaagggcagcgtggcgatccgggagggcggcgtggcttttcgccacgctaaaatggcctgggaaaaacactatgaatatatggattttgtaaattccgggacatttgacagatttccgggacagcgggacaagttcttcatttccgggactgtcccggacaatccgggacgtatggcatgtatgatatagAGCCAGTTGAAACCCTTGTTACTTTTATATTTGATAATGGGCATTTACTATGAAAACACTACCTAAACACCATTCCAGCCCACTGTGACTGGTAATATGACCAAgtaaaatcagcaaaaaaaaCACCCTTTactaaatttaataatattggtaagcaaaaaaataacataattaaatgacGCGATGTCCACCAGTGTGCTATGGTACTGCCTAAAATCTTTCACTTACgcttaaattaaaataacattagcGTTAAACACTTGGAGGGAATGCTTTCGCTTAAAAAGTGGGCGTGGTAATGACTCAATTTATAGGGTAGGAATTAACTTGCGTTTAACTTCAGCAAAACCACGAACAAAGCTATGTTGAATAATTAATGAATTCATGTAAACAATACCTAAATTACACGTCGTTCATATTTATACTGTTTAAAATAGAGTATtataatattttccatttttaacAGCACGTGGGTCCGCCATGTTTGTTGAGGCACGCGACGCCGACTGCCAACTTTAGGCTTGAAAATCgttgtaaacatattttactcaACGAATGACTTACCGATGACCTTCTTCTCGACCGCCGCCGGCTTCTCCGGTTGGTTTTCGGAGTCGGACATGGCCCTTGATGTTAAATTAAGGCGGAATTGTTTCCCTCCAGTCACTGGACTTCAGTTCTTGTTTCCCTTTGTTCTCGTACTGCGGCATGTCCGACCATGCTCGAAATCCGTATGTTAACGGAGATTGCCGATCGTGCCAACGGAGACGAACATTATCATTCGTTAACTTTCGCATATTTAGATCTACAGAATAGGCTAATCGCGAACGGAACTTCTATTTTGCAAAATACAGAAATTGTTGAAATTTAAAGATTATGTCTTAATTTTAATGGATGAACTATGTGTTGATATTGTTTATGAAGTGAAATTATTAACAGTCGgtttacaataaaattaatatttatatcgtAATCGGCGCATATAGTTCTTAATTTTGATCCCGTTTACCGAAGTATAGATCTATATGATAAATGTGCACACATCTTAATTTTATCAGTGTGTATTTTACAATTAACGCACACGATCTAAAAACGTGCAACTGCTATTGGGAAAAAGTACCTAAAgtaattttgttttcgtttttattCAGGTTGGTAAGCGTAGCTGCCCAAGATGGCTTTTCAGGCCCCAGAAGATTGACTAACGCGGTCTCTATGGCATCGGTCGTGCCCTTGAATATTGACTAACGCGGTCTTTATGGCATCGGTCGTGCCCTTAAATATTGACTAACCTGGTCTCTGGCATCGGTCGTACCCTTGAATATCGACTAACGCGGTCTCTATGGCATCGGTCGTGCCTTTGAAGATTGACTTACACGGTCTCTATGGCATCGGTCGTGCCCTTGAATATTGACTAACGCGGTCTCTATGTAACTATGGCATCGGTCGTGCCCTAAATATTGACCAACGCGGCCTCTATGGCATCGGTCGTGACCTTGAAGATTGACTAACGCGGTCTCTATGGCATCGGTCGTGCCCTTGAATTTTGACTTACGCGGCCTTTATGGCATCGGTCGTTCCCTTAAATATTGATCGACTAACGCGGTCTCTATGGCATCGGTCATGCCCTGGAAGATTGACTAACGCGGTCAGCGTCTCTATCGCATCGGTCGTGTGGTAAATGTTTTGAGGATATTACTTCATATGAAAAAAAGAACGTATGCACGAATGGGTGAATTAATGTATTTGTTATCTATTTATTGAAGGAACAAACGAACGGATACTTTATAAGTTAACAATTCATAGAGCCACCATCCACTGATAACCGATCTCTACTACAAAAGTATGACTTAATGAACGCCTTACGTTCATCCAGGATGGACATTTCTCTACACAGCGACAATGGAAGAAAATATTTGAGCGAAAAGTCGAAATGAAAATAAAGAACGAAATAAAGAGTCGCATCAAAGGCACCGATCGATGGGGAGTAACTGTGCATGTAATAGACTCCAATAATTACTCCCCTTTATGGAGTGTAGCAAAGGACAATCCAAAAATACTTACCGtgtgtaaaacaatattgaatagcATAGGTATGTTTGTGTCAAGACCGTTTGTACGAGAATGCAGACATTGTTGCTTGAAAACCATTAATTTAGTAGTGTATAGGATGTGATATGATGTTGACATGTCGATCGTTTCTATGTTAGTGTATCTTAACACTTAAAGCAGTCTTCCGTGGAAGGCAAAATTTTTGACTTATATTACAGTAAGTATATTCGCCTACTACTGGTATGCCTTTATTTTCGTTTTGGCTATAGGACGTATCCTCGGCGAATAAGTTACACTGAATAAAAAAGCGCCGTCTCCTATGCTCATTTCAATCTAAATATTTTCCTTAGGAATCAACAATTATCTATATATATAGTTATGTtacttatttttgtaaataatctaaTGGCTGTATTGAGTTGTCTCATCTTGATATCAAAGTCTATCTACCGTATCTACCCCAGGACGGTCACATATAGAACATCCTCTGTAATCCTTTttaatagtgatgatgatgatgaactcTGTAGACTTTCTGTCTTAAATAAGATATAacaattaatatgtttttcatttcATTGGATACATCATTAGCCAATGCATTAAAATcgataaatgtatatttattttatttaagtgaaTACCTCAATATTTTATTCAAGTAAGTGCAAACAtcaatattgtattcatttaaatgaatacctcattatttatttctaaaaatGCCTAACAATAATAGCTAAATATTGTGAGTTTTGGCAACTTATTACGATTCTCTACGCCATGATAACAGATTTGGACTAAAAGAATGCTACAGCTGGAAACACGGGTAATTCAAAAAGGCTATGTTCACTTAAGCTTTTTTAAAATCTCAAGTGAATATAAATGTAACGGAGATATGAAACTACTTTAaacaatatgcttatataaacaaTGTAACTTGCTTACAAATGTAAATACCACCAGGAATCTTTTTTAAATGAACGATCTTTTAACTGTTAACTCTCaccagaaatatctttttaatgaACGATCTTTTAACTGATAACTTGCGTCTGTGTACTCCAAATACTCCAACACTTTATCACATTCTAACGCGACGATGTTGACAATAACTCTGCCGTGAAGTGTACACGAGCTGTACGTAGGTCGGCATTTTGGGGAAATAAACTTCATAGAAATTTATAACAGTAAGAACTAGTTTCCGACCGTGCATTTAAAAACAGTTCACTGTCTTGCAATAGATTAACATACAAATACGCTTCAGCTTTAAGTAGCCAGAAAACCGGAGTGACATGTACAACGTCACAACGGAAATTTTCTCTGACGTAACTGCAGTACGGTGTTCGCCAGTTCGATGCAATTTCCGTCTCGAATTCAGCTGTACGGGTTGTCATGAAAAACCTTACTTACAACAAAACTGCATTCTTTACGTTGTTTTATCAAACGAATATGAAAGAAACGACATACACTAAAACACGAGTTGTTACATGTATTTATCCAAGGGCTGTTTAAAGAAACGACTGATGTACTAATTACCGTCTGTACATTTATTTGTCGAATGAATGTTTATAAACAGATGATCTAAACTGTATAATCCAATATCAACCCGTACTACACGCAACCCGATAACAATGCCTGGCATGGACCAAATTTTATTTCCGGATGCTCTTTATGATCGTGGGAGCTTTTGTTTCAATACGCCACATAAATAGACAATCAACCTAGATCGAATTCGTGAATTGGGGTATTTTAGACGTATCTTTTCGAATCTAATTACAACAATGTTAATTGATGATTTTTACAATAAATGCAGCCAAAATTTTACAATAAAAGCGATTTAATTGGTAGTTGTGATATTACCATTATGTGAGATTGTCTTTCGTCCGAAACTACTTGTCGCCTCAGTGTTAAAGAACATGATTTTAGCGATGTTGCACTATAATTCAGCCAATGTGGACATATGTGCCCGCTTGTCCGGGTACGACAATAGATCCGATACCGAAGGAACGTGCTGGTCACGCAGTGGTCGCGTTCGCCAAACTCTTACAATTACCCGTTTTTCAAAGCGATTGAATGGTCTTTACGAAAACAGACGGAAACTTGACTTAATTAATTAAAGGTGTGTAACATTTTCCAACTTCCTAATAGTTTCCTGATTACAATATATTAGTGGGAATGAGCTAAATCCACCGCGTATTAAGAAATAGTTATTATTGCGTAGACGACATTTAATTTGCTGTATGCTATCCGGAAAAATGAAGACGCTCATTATATAAAGAGTAGGTCCGAATAGTTGGTTCATTAACTTGCTAATTAATTAGCATACGACGGCTAAAGAATACAAAACAAACGACTATGAACACAAAACGACAGTACTTTTTGGTACGTctctttataaaaattataataaaataaaacaaatatatcgaTTATGATAACACAATCATAATAACATAAGCAACTGTCTTATTAAAGACAATAAACGTCTTTCTcgtaatcaattattattattgttgtcacaatacatatttttaaaactaataatataagttattatataaagttattttaataacaaactgCGTTTTCTCTCCAGGTGGTGATCGCCACGCTCGTGTCTGTTCCGGTTTCATCAAGCGGCACGCCGCCCCGTACACCACAGTGTCGCGAGCCGGAAGTGGTAGTTCCCAACAATGGAGATGACATATATCAGCTAATGGCGGATATAACATTCAGCGGGCTCCCCGGCTGGATCGGAGACGCCGAAACTCTAGATCGCATACCAGACCAATACAAAAACCGGACCTTAACACATTACTTCGGAAATCAGAATTGTCACCGGTTGCCTGCGTCGCCGCGCAATTCCTTTCGTCGGCACCGGAACACTCTCAATGAATTGGCTGTTTGTGGATGGAGTTACTTCAGAAACGTCGACAACAACCGCCGCCCGCGCGTCCTCCTGGACACGGTGTGCTCATGCATCGACCCCGGCATACCGGATCTGATATGTGAGCCGATCACACGCTACGTGAAGGTCCTCCGTCGGGTGGAATGTCAAAATGGCGTGTACGTGTACAGGAATGTGTTCGAACCCGTGCACGTTGGGTGCGTGGCGGTGGCAATACCGCCGTCGGTGAGGGCAGGGGACGACGGAGTCAGAATGGCGCAGTAGTCTCTCCGTAAATAGGCGAGCGTAGTCTTCTGGAAAATTCGTGGTGCTATTTTATCTTCTTAAACGGCGgaatatttacatttacaacGACAAGGATTTGTCGGAAAATTTTAGTCACAGAGTTTCAGTTTATGTCAGTCTCCATTGTATGTATTagaattcaatgtattttataaatgtgtgttattgattGTGCTATATGCGAAGCGAGTGTACCGGTGTACGTATTGTCATACGTTGTAACATCTGAGTATAATAACCGTATTATTTGTAAGCATTTTTTTTACTCGTCCATGGTTTTCCTATGCGTTAATGTATATTATAAGAATAAATAGAATGATGTCGAACACACAGGGCACTTCATTGATCATTTCTTATCAAACCCGATAAATGTACATGTCCACGCCACGTTGAGTATATAACGACGCATGGAATACATTACGACGCATGGTTTACATAACGACACATGGTATACATTACGACACATGGTATACATTACGACACATGGTATACACTACGACAAACGGTATACATTACGCCACGTGGTATACATTTCGACACATGGTATACATTACGACACATGGTAAACATTATGACACGTTGAATACATTACGACACATGGTATACATTACGCCACGTGGTATACATTACGACACGTGGTATACATTACGACATATGGTATACATGACGACACGTGGTATATATTACGACACATGGTATACACGACGACACATCCTAAACATGACGACACATGGTATACATTACGACACATGGTATACATAATGACacatggtatatatatatatatatatatatatatatatatatatatatatatatatatatatatatatatatatatatatatatatatattacgacACAGGGTATACATGACGACACATCCATACATGACGACACGTGGTATACATTACGACACATGGTATACATTATGACACATGGTATACATTACGACACATCCTATACATTACGACACGTGTATACATGACGACACATGGTATACATTACGACACATGGTATACATTACGACACGTGGTATACATTACGACACATGGTATACATTACGACACATGTTATACATTACGACACGTGGTATACATTACGTCACATGGTTTACATTACGAAACATGGTATACATTACGACACGTGGTATACATTACGACACATGGTATACATTACGACACGTGGTATACATTACGACACGTGGTATACATTACGACACACTGTATACATTACGACACACGGTTTACATAACGACACATGATATACATTACGATACATCTTTTGAAAAAGCACCAATATTTTTGCTTACT from Dreissena polymorpha isolate Duluth1 chromosome 5, UMN_Dpol_1.0, whole genome shotgun sequence harbors:
- the LOC127881201 gene encoding uncharacterized protein LOC127881201 isoform X1, with amino-acid sequence MCTHLNFISVYFTINAHDLKTCNCYWEKVPKVVIATLVSVPVSSSGTPPRTPQCREPEVVVPNNGDDIYQLMADITFSGLPGWIGDAETLDRIPDQYKNRTLTHYFGNQNCHRLPASPRNSFRRHRNTLNELAVCGWSYFRNVDNNRRPRVLLDTVCSCIDPGIPDLICEPITRYVKVLRRVECQNGVYVYRNVFEPVHVGCVAVAIPPSVRAGDDGVRMAQ
- the LOC127881201 gene encoding uncharacterized protein LOC127881201 isoform X2, whose translation is MLQLETRVVIATLVSVPVSSSGTPPRTPQCREPEVVVPNNGDDIYQLMADITFSGLPGWIGDAETLDRIPDQYKNRTLTHYFGNQNCHRLPASPRNSFRRHRNTLNELAVCGWSYFRNVDNNRRPRVLLDTVCSCIDPGIPDLICEPITRYVKVLRRVECQNGVYVYRNVFEPVHVGCVAVAIPPSVRAGDDGVRMAQ